A single genomic interval of Spinacia oleracea cultivar Varoflay chromosome 6, BTI_SOV_V1, whole genome shotgun sequence harbors:
- the LOC110789700 gene encoding probable histone H2A.3 — protein sequence MAGRGKNIGAGAAVKKGVSRSSKAGLQFPVGRIARFLKAGKYAERVGAGAPVYLAAVLEYLAAEVLELAGNAARDNKKTRIVPRHIQLAVRNDEELSRLLGDVTIAAGGVMPNIHNLLLPNKPTKKATAEED from the exons ATGGCTGGAAGGGGAAAGAACATCGGCGCCGGTGCCGCCGTAAAGAAAGGTGTTTCTCGCAGTAGCAAGGCTGGCCTCCAGTTTCCCGTCGGAAGAATCGCTCGTTTTCTCAAGGCCGGTAAGTACGCCGAGCGTGTTGGTGCTGGTGCTCCTGTCTACCTCGCCGCCGTCCTTGAATATCTCGCAGCTGAG GTTCTGGAGTTGGCCGGAAACGCAGCAAGGGACAACAAGAAGACCCGAATAGTGCCCCGCCACATCCAATTGGCAGTCAGAAACGATGAAGAGCTCAGCAGGCTTCTCGGCGATGTGACAATCGCAGCCGGAGGAGTAATGCCAAACATTCACAACCTTCTCCTCCCTAACAAGCCCACCAAGAAGGCTACCGCTGAAGAAGATTAA
- the LOC110789699 gene encoding protein DESIGUAL 2 → MALMSKRMGPVICLLIMVMDIVAGILGIEAQVAQNKERNMRVWIFECREPSEAAYKLGLAACILLAIAHIIANVLGGCVCISSTEEYTRSSPNKQIAAASLIFSWIILFIAFSLLVLGTVSNSRSRQTCGFSHKHLFVIGGILCFVHGLFLVAYYVGASAARAEDDHIFKQQRPAGPFPLPV, encoded by the exons ATGGCACTGATGTCAAAAAGAATGGGGCCTGTAATCTGTCTTTTGATCATGGTTATGGATATTGTGGCCGGGATACTAGGCATTGAAGCTCAAGTCGCTCAAAACAAG GAAAGGAATATGAGAGTGTGGATATTCGAGTGTAGGGAACCGAGTGAAGCAGCTTACAAGCTTGGATTGGCAGCTTGTATATTGCTAGCAATAGCTCATATAATTGCTAATGTACTTGGTGGATGTGTTTGCATATCATCTACAGAAGAGTATACTAGATCCTCCCCTAACAAACAAATAGCTGCGGCTTCTCTTATTTTCTCTTG GATTATATTGTTCATCGCCTTCTCCCTACTCGTTCTAGGGACAGTATCGAACTCAAGATCAAGACAAACTTGCGGATTCTCACACAAACATTTATTTGTGATAGGAGGGATCCTTTGTTTCGTTCATGGATTGTTTCTTGTTGCTTACTATGTTGGTGCAAGTGCAGCTAGAGCTGAAGATGACCATATATTCAAGCAACAAAGACCTGCTGGTCCCTTCCCACTTCCTGTCTAA